A genomic segment from Nicotiana tabacum cultivar K326 chromosome 7, ASM71507v2, whole genome shotgun sequence encodes:
- the LOC107760621 gene encoding transcription factor bHLH121 gives MDQLNNGAMYQSNHLSNHCLAELNQLPSDIAMPSNGFHSESSTKQQPEAELKDSLAARKVQKADREKLRRDRLNEQFMELGKTLDPDRPKNDKASILNDTVQMLKDLTAQVSRLKSEYAALTDESRELTQEKNDLREEKASLKSDIESLNAQYQQRVRTMYPWAGMDHSMVMHPPSYSYPMPVPVPAGPVPMHPSLQPYPFFSNQNPAVVPNPCSSFVQYMTPNTLIEQQSAQYMSPIIQPSSMTRQDSRNKSSDQGESRIEKSEDSNEVATDLELKTPGSASDQDHSSGQRKSKKMSKNDNSLTDGSSSSRCSSSHSVQAISSNSVVRGTKTDD, from the exons ATGGATCAATTAAACAACGGCGCGATGTATCAATCGAATCACCTTTCAAATCATTGTTTAGCAGAGTTAAATCAGCTGCCTTCTGATATTGCCATGCCTTCTAATGGCTTCCATTCTGAATCCAG CACTAAACAACAGCCAGAAGCAGAACTCAAAGATTCTCTGGCTGCAAGAAAAGTGCAGAAGGCAGATCGAGAAAAATTAAGGAGGGACCGCTTAAATGAGCAGTTCATGGAATTAGGAAAGACTCTTG ATCCTGATAGGCCTAAAAATGACAAAGCATCCATCCTTAATGATACTGTTCAAATGCTGAAGGATTTGACTGCTCAGGTTAGCAGACTAAAATCTGAGTACGCTGCACTTACTGATGAAAGCCGTGAG TTGACCCAGGAGAAGAATGATCTTAGAGAAGAGAAGGCATCTCTTAAATCTGATATTGAGAGCCTTAATGCCCAATATCAACAAAGAGTAAGGACTATGTATCCATGGGCTGGGATGGATCATTCCATGGTCATGCATCCACCTTCATATTCGTATCCGATGCCTGTTCCAGTTCCAGCTGGACCAGTTCCAATGCATCCATCTCTGCAGCCCTATCCTTTCTTCAGCAATCAAAATCCTGCAGTTGTTCCAAACCCCTGTTCGTCTTTTGTTCAATATATGACTCCCAATACGTTAATTGAACAGCAATCGGCTCAGTATATGTCTCCAATAATCCAACCTAGTAGTATGACCAGACAAGACTCTAGAAACAAGTCATCAGATCAAGGAGAGAGCAGGATTGAGAAAAGTGAAGATTCCAATGAAGTGGCAACAGATTTAGAGCTCaagacacctggatctgcatctGATCAG GACCATTCATCTGGACAAAGGAAATCCAAAAAGATGTCAAAGAATGATAACAGCCTCACAGATGGAAGTTCGTCAAGTAGATGTTCGTCATCCCATAGCGTACAGGCCATTTCTTCAAATAGTGTAGTTAGGGGAACAAAGACAGATGATTGA
- the LOC107785098 gene encoding protein XAP5 CIRCADIAN TIMEKEEPER has translation MSGMGDGYVGTAQDAVRIRRLEKQREAERRKIQELKNKTASSKGQPGLLQFGSSTSEILETAFKKETVGLVTREQYVEKRVTIKTKLEEEEKEKLQKLQQEEEELQLQKLKKRKIKADPRLSFCDDLDNGNEDEDEENKNEESDKRVWRKFGKDPTVETSFLPDSEREAEEQAERERLRKQWVREQELIKNEPLQITYSYWDGTGHRRVIQVRKGDSIGEFLRAVQQQLAPEFREVRTTSVENLLYVKEDLIIPHQHSFYELIINKARGKSGPLFHFDVHEDVRTIADATIEKDESHAGKVVERHWYEKNKHIFPASRWEIYDPTKKWERYTIHGD, from the exons ATGTCGGGCATGGGAGATGGGTACGTGGGTACGGCCCAAGACGCCGTTAGAATCCGACGGCTTGAAAAGCAGAGAGAAGCAGAGAGGCGAAAaattcaggagctaaagaataaGACTGCTTCATCTAAAGGCCAACCTGGGCTTCTTCAATTCGGGTCCAGTACATCCGAG attcTCGAAACTGCTTTTAAAAAGGAAACTGTGGGTCTTGTTACAAGGGAGCAATATGTTGAGAAG AGGGTCACTATTAAAACCAAGCTTGAAGAGGAAGAAAAGGAGAAGCTTCAGAAATTGCAACAAGA GGAGGAAGAGCTTCAGTTACAAAAGCTTAAAAAGAGGAAGATAAAGGCTGACCCACGACTATCTTTTTGCGATGATTTGGATAATGGCAACGAAGATGAAGATGAGGAAAATA AGAATGAAGAATCTGACAAGCGTGTGTGGAGAAAATTTGGCAAAGATCCTACAGTAGAGACCAGCTTCTTACCGGACAG TGAGAGGGAGGCAGAGGAACAAGCTGAACGTGAAAGGCTTCGGAAACAGTGGGTGCGCGAGCAGGAGCTAATCAAAA ACGAGCCTCTACAAATCACTTACAGCTATTGGGACGGAACAGGCCACAGACGAGTGATTCAG GTGAGGAAGGGTGATTCCATAGGGGAGTTTCTTCGGGCCGTTCAGCAGCAGCTTGCACCTGAGTTTCGAGAGGTTCGAACTACTTCAGTGGAGAATCTTCTTTATGTGAAAGAAGATCTAATCATTCCTCAT CAACACAGTTTCTATGAGCTGATTATAAACAAAGCGAGGGGAAAGAGTGGACCG CTTTTTCACTTTGATGTCCATGAAGATGTGAGGACCATTGCTGATGCTACTATAGAGAAGGATGAG TCACATGCTGGGAAAGTTGTAGAGAGACATTGGTATGAAAAGAACAAGCATATATTTCCAGCTTCTCGGTGGGAG ATATATGACCCGACAAAGAAGTGGGAACGATATACAATCCACGGGGATTAA
- the LOC107792694 gene encoding translocon-associated protein subunit alpha, which translates to MTIRVFFVLALLLFSSSFLQVARAQSDPEAEVVEGTEEGGDLGIVGEDVQDFSSESYGPAPGIETICVFPKNPSKVVAAGEESELLVGMKNDGESNLNIIAIQASVHLPFDHRYLVQNLSVQAFNNATVPPSAQATFPYIFAVSKFMQPGSFDLVGTIIYEIDQNAYQNVFYNGTIEVTEPGGLLSVESVFLFCLGVALLGLLGFWIRGQLQNLSKKTKRAPKAKVEVGTATTDASMDEWLQGTAYTQSQSNKLKKKK; encoded by the exons ATGACAATTAGGGTTTTCTTCGTCCTGGCTCTTCTCCTCTTCTCTTCATCATTTCTTCAAG ttgctaGAGCTCAATCCGACCCTGAAGCAGAAGTGGTTGAGGGTACCGAGGAAGGAGGGGATCTTGGAATTGTTGGTGAGGATGTCCAAGATTTTAGCAGTGAGAGTTATGGTCCTGCACCTGGGATTGAAACGATTTGTGTTTTCCCTAAAAACCCTTCGAAAG TAGTGGCAGCTGGTGAGGAGAGCGAGCTGTTGGTTGGAATGAAAAATGATG GGGAATCAAATCTGAATATCATTGCCATCCAAGCCAGTGTTCACCTTCCCTTTGATCATCGCTATTTGGTTCAAAATCTTTCTGTTCAG GCTTTTAACAACGCAACAGTTCCTCCTTCTGCTCAGGCTACCTTTCCATATATATTTGCTGTCAGCAAATTTATGCAG CCTGGAAGTTTTGATCTCGTGGGCACAATTATTTACGAGATAGACCAGAACGCTTATCAAAATGTGTTCTACAATGGAACTATTGAAGTGACTGAACCTGGTGGTCTTCTCAGTGTTGAGTCTGTTTTCCTGTTTTGTCTTGGAGTTGCCCTCCTTGGACTTCTCGGGTTCTGGATACGTGGCCAGCTACAAAATCTCTCAAAG AAAACTAAGAGAGCACCAAAGGCAAAGGTTGAAGTTGGAACTGCAACAACTGATGCATCCATGGATGAATGGTTGCAG